In the Caballeronia sp. NK8 genome, ATGAACGGCGTGAGCGGCGGCTTGGTCACCACGTCGCCGACGAAAGTCGTCGCGGGCAGGCGCGAGACGTCTATCGGCAACGGATCGCCGGAACGCATGCCCGCCGGCGACGCATTCACGATGAGGTCGTAGCTTTCCGCAGGCGCATCGTCGGCGACGCTCACCGCGCCGCGGCCGAGCGCAGCCAGACGCGAGGCGAGGGCGCCGGTGCGCGCGGCATCGAAATCGGCGATCGCGAGCGACGCGACGCCCGCATCGACGAGCGCGTGACCGATCGCCGATCCCGCGCCGCCCGCGCCGATCAGCAGTGCGCGCTTGCCCTTCGGCTCGCAGCCCGCGTCGCGCAACGCCGCGACCATGCCGATGCCGTCCGATGCGCCGCCGTGCCACGTGCCGTCGGCGTTGCGCTTGAGCATGTTGACCGCGCCGAGAAACGCGCCTTCGTCGGTCAGCGACTTGCAGTGCGCAGTCGCGCTGAATTTGTGCGGCACGGTGATGATCACGCCGTCGCAGTTCTGCAGGGGCGCGATGCCCGCGAAGAACGCATCCAGATTGCCGGGCGCGACGTGCGCCGGAATCACAATCGCGTCGCGGCCCGCCGCGCGCAGCGCCGCCGTGACGCCGGCTGGCGAGCGCACCTGCGCGATCGGATCGCCGACGATGAAGTACACGCGGGTTGCGCCGCTCAAGCCCGCATCCAGCGATGCGGAAAAGGAAGTGTCCTGCGCCATGCTTCGATTGCCTCCGTGAATGTCGATTTAATGAATGCTAATTGAAAATGGAACAGCATTCAAGAAAATTGATTCCTTGTTTAAGAGGCAACTAACCGTCGATTTATTTAGCGTACACGAACAGCAAAACCGAAAAAAGCGTCAGCAAGGAGCGCCTCCAGGTCTCACAGCGGTTCAGATTCGTGCGCGGCCGGATTCACGCCCGCCGCCGCGAGCGCTTCGTGGAGCGTGTCGAACACGTTTTGCGCACCGAGCACGCGGGTCAGCCCGTGCCGGTCCATATCGCTGCGCAGAAAACGATTGACGCGACCGAACAGCACCGCGACGCCGCGCCCACGCAGTGACTCGATCAGCTCGCCGATCGTACGCGCGGCGGAGTAATCCAGATCGGTGATCGCGCCCGCATCGACGACGACATGGCGCAGTCCATCAGAAGCCGTATCGACGAGTTGCTGCACTTCCGCGACGAACAGATGGTCGTTCGCATAGAACAGATCCGCGCCGAAGCGGTAGACGATCAGGTCCGGCGCGGTCATCGCACCTGGCTGCGTCGGCATGAAGCGCCAGGGTTTGCCGGGCGCGACGGGCGTGAGCACCATCGTGTGCGGATGATAGCTGTGGCGCACGTGCCGCAGCAGCGACAGCGCGACCGCGAGCAGAATACCGTGCTCCACGCCCATCAGCACGACCGCGCCGGCCGTGACGAGCGCGAGCGTGAACTCGCCCGGACTTTCGGCGCGGATGTCCTTCAGGCTTTGCACATTCACGAGGCCGATCGCGATCGTGAACACGATGGCCGCCAGCACGCAATGTGGCAGATAGCGCAGATAGCCGCTCAGAAACAACAGCACGATCGCGACGACCGCGGCGAAAACGATCTGTCCGAACTGGCTGCGCGTACCGGCGCGCTCGGCCATCGCGGTCTGCGTCGGGCTGCCGTTGACGACGAACGTGCCGCTTACCGCAGCCGCCGCGTTCGCCGCCGCGAGGCCGAGAATGTCGCTGTTGGTATCCACATCCTCGTGATATTGCTGCGCGAACACGCGCGCTGCCGCCGCGCTCTGCGCGATGATCATCACGAAGCACGACGCCGCCACCGGCATGAGATCGAGACACTGCTGCCAGGTGACATCGGGGAAGCGGATCGCGGGCAGGCCGCCATCGATTGGACCCAGCACCGAAATCCCGTGCGCGGCGAAATCGAAAGCCTTGCTCGCGGCGATGCTGCCGATGACAGCGACGAGCGGCATCGGCAGGCGAGGCGCGAAGCGCTTGCAGGCCAGAATGGCGACGATCACGAGCAACGCGAGCCCGAGCGTCAGTCCATGCGCGCGCGTCACATGCCCGATCACATACACGAACTGGGCGACGCTGCGCGACGATGGATAGGGCACGGTCATGCCGAACAGATCGCCGAGCATCGCGATCGACACCTGCACGCCGACGCCCGCGAGAAAACCCGTCAGCACCGTGCGCGACAGAAAGTCGGCCAGAAAACCGAGCTTGAAAAGGCGCGCGAGCAGCAGGAGCGCGGCGGTCTGCAACGCGACCATGCCCGCGAGCGCGACGTACTCGGGGCTGCCCATCGCGGCCATCGACGAGACCTTGCTCGCGAAGATGGTCGCCGTCGCGGAATCGGCGGCGACGACGAGATGCCGCGACGCGCCGAACAGCGCGAACGCGAGGAGCGGCAGGAACGCGGTGTACAGCCCCGTGACCGCGGGCATGCCGGCGATGCGCGCATAGCCGAGCACTTGCGGAATATCCATCGACGCGAGCGAGATGCCGGCGAGCGCATCGCGCAGGGCCGCTCGCCGGTTGATCGGCAGGATGCCTTTGAGAAATCGTGTGCTCGCCGACGGGCTTCGAGTCGAGTCTTGCATGCGTGGCGCCGTGTCCCTGGACAAAGCGCATCGTGCCCTATCTATCGATAGAACGCCACGGTTTGCCGCAATCCGTCGATGAGCGGCGTCCTCGGCAGATCCGGAAGCATGCGGGCGAGCGCGGGATCGTCGGGGAAGGATGTCGCGATGGGCAAGGGCGCGCCCGCCGCATCGATGCGCGCGGCGGGCGCGATCGTCTTCAGCGTGTCGATGACGCTGTGCATCGGCGTGATGTCGCCCGCGAGCGTGAACGCGTGCGCGCCGTCGAAATCGCGTGCGAGCGCGAGTTCGTAGGCCGCGGCGACGTCATCGGCGTAGACGAGGCCGGTCGCGCCGGTGAACGGAATCGTGTACGGCTCGCCGCGCGCGGCCGCGCGGCATGCAAGGCTCGGCCCCGCGCTCGAACCGGTTTCGCGCCCCGCGCCATACACGACGAGCGGCCGAAAGCCGATGCTCGCGATCCCGCGATCGTGCCAGTACGCGCGCGCCGACCCCTCGCACGCCAGCTTGAACGCGCCGTAGTGCGTCACGGGATGAGGCGTCGCGCCATCGTCGGGGCCGAAGACGCCGGCGCTGCTCGCATACAGCACCGAGCGCAAACCGCACGCGATGGCCGCATCGAACACGTTCAGCGTGCCCATCAGGTTGATGCGCGCGCCGCGCACCGGATCGGCGGCGCAGGCCGGCGTGAGAATCCCGGCGAGATGGATGACGGCGTCGCAGCCATCGAGCGCGCTCGCGACATCGCGCGCTTCTCCGATATCGCCGACGCGCCATTGCACGTTATCGGCATGCTCGGGCGCGAGCGCGCGCAGGAGCCGCACGTCCTCGCGCACGTCGAATGCGCGTATCTGCATGCCGCGTGCGAGCAGACGCCGCATCACCCACGCCGCCAGAAAACCGCTTCCACCTGTCACCAGCACTCGCATGTCCTTTCCTCCGTTCGTCTCGAAAATAGTTGATCCACGCTGCATTTCTGGAATACTATTCCAATATCAAAGCAAGTTCTACAGCAAACACGAGTTTCGAATCGTCGGAGGAACGGCGGAGCGAGACGGAACGAAGCGGCACGGAGCGGACGAATGGTGGAGACACTGGACAATCTAGGGCAGAACGAAATTTTCGATGTCGTGGTGGTCGGCGCGGGCGGCGCGGGCATGTCGGCGGCGCTCGTCGCGGCGATCGACGGCGCGCGCGTGTTGCTGGTCGAAGCCACCGAATACGTCGGCGGCACGACGGCGTTTTCGGCGGGCACGACATGGATTCCCGGATCGATGCACGCGGCGGGCGTCAATCGCGACGATACCGCCGCGAACGCCGAAGGTTTTCTGAATCGCGCGGTCGGCGAGCGCAGCAGCGCCGCGATGCGCCGCGCGTTCCTCGATGCGGGTCCGAAAGCGGTCGCGCATATCGAAGCGAATTCCGATGTGAAATACCGCGCGCGGCCGTTTCATCCGGATTATTTGTCGGAAGTCGAAGGCTCGACGTTGCGTGGCCGCGCGCTCGAGCCGCTGCCGTTCGACGGCCGCAAGCTCGGCCGCGAATTCGCGCTGATCCGTCCGCCGCTTCCCGAATTCACGGTGCTTGGCGGCATGATGGTGGACCGTGACGACGTAGGGCACCTGCTCAACATGACGAAGTCGTTCGGGTCGTTCGCTCACGCGATGAAACTGCTCGCGCGTCACGCGCGCGACCGCATGAATTCGCCGCGCGGCACCCGGCTCGTGATGGGAAACGCGCTGATCGGACGGTTGCTGTACACGCTGCTGCAGCGCGGCGTCACGATTCTGACGGGCACGAAGGTCGAAGCGCTGCATCGTGGCGCGAACGGAATCGAAGCCGTGACGCTCAGCCACGTCAACACGCGACGGCGCATCGGCGTGAACGGCGGCGTGATTCTCGCGAGCGGCGGCTTCAATCGGCATCCGCAGCGTCGCGCGGCGATGTTGCCCGGCGCCGATCCGGCCTGGTGCCCCGGCGCGCCCGGCCACACCGGCAGCGCGCAGGATCTCGCGCTGGGTGTGGGCGCGCGTTTCGGCGAGGGCGCGCTGTCGAACGCATTCTGGGCGCCGGTCTCGGTGCGCAAGCGCGCCGACGGCACCACTGCCGTATTTCCGCACTTCATCATGGATCGCGGCAAGCCGGGCATGATCACCGTCGATAAGACGGGCAAGCGCTTTCTGAACGAGAACACCTCATATCACCTGTTCGGCATCGCGATGCAGCGGGCGAACGAATCGACGCCTTCGGTGCCCGCATATCTCGTTACGGATGCCGAAGGATTGCGCAAGTACGGCCTCGGCATGGTGCGGCCGGGCGGCCGTGGCCTCGCGCCGTTCCTCGCCGATGGCTATCTCGTCGAAGGCCGCACGCTCGACGAACTGGCGGCCAGGCTCGGCATCGACAAGACCGGTCTCGCCGATAGCGTCGCGCGCATCAATCGTTATGCGCAAACTGGCGTCGATGCGGATTTTCAGCGCGGCACGACCGACTATCAGAATGCCAACGGCGATGCCAACTGGACCGGCCCGAACAAGTGCCTCGGTCCGATCGGCCAGGCGCCGTTTTACGCGGTGCGACTCTATCCGGGCGATATCGGCGCGGCAACCGGCCTCGTCACCGACACCGATGCACGCGTGCTCGATCGCGACGATCAGCCGATCGCCGGTCTCTACGCCTGCGGCAACGACATGCAGTCGGTGATGGGCGGCGTCTATCCGGGTCCGGGCATCACGCTGGGTCCGGGTCTCGCGTTCGGCTATCTGGCGGCGCGGCATGCGGTGGCGCGTGGCCAGACATCTCACGAAGCGTTCACGCTGCCCGTCGATCTTCATACGCCCGAGCACGCCCGATGAAGCACGAACCGATTCTCGAATGCGATGTCCTCGTGCTGGGTTCCGGCGCGGGCGGTCTGTCGACGGCCGTGACGGCCGCGACGCAGGGCTTGTCCGTGCTCGTCTGCGAGAAGGAAGACGTGTTCGGCGGCACGACCGCGTGGTCGGGCGGCTGGATGTGGATTCCGCGCAATCCGCTCGCGACGCGCGCGGGCATCGTCGAAGATGAAAGCGTGCCGCGCACGTATCTGAAGAGCGAACTCGGCGCGCACTTCGACGCCGCGAAGGCCGATGCGCTCATCGAGCAGGGTCCGCGCATGATCGAATTCTTCGAGCGCAATACGTCGATGCGCTTCATCGACGGCAACCGCGTTCCCGATTTCCACACGACGCAAGGCGCGGCGACGGGCGGCCGCTCCGTCTGCGCGATGCCGTTCGACGGGCGCGCGCTCGGTCCGCTGATCGGCAAATTG is a window encoding:
- a CDS encoding shikimate dehydrogenase, whose amino-acid sequence is MAQDTSFSASLDAGLSGATRVYFIVGDPIAQVRSPAGVTAALRAAGRDAIVIPAHVAPGNLDAFFAGIAPLQNCDGVIITVPHKFSATAHCKSLTDEGAFLGAVNMLKRNADGTWHGGASDGIGMVAALRDAGCEPKGKRALLIGAGGAGSAIGHALVDAGVASLAIADFDAARTGALASRLAALGRGAVSVADDAPAESYDLIVNASPAGMRSGDPLPIDVSRLPATTFVGDVVTKPPLTPFIEAARARGCTTVTGTQMFGRVCDAIVAYLLKD
- a CDS encoding SulP family inorganic anion transporter, which encodes MQDSTRSPSASTRFLKGILPINRRAALRDALAGISLASMDIPQVLGYARIAGMPAVTGLYTAFLPLLAFALFGASRHLVVAADSATATIFASKVSSMAAMGSPEYVALAGMVALQTAALLLLARLFKLGFLADFLSRTVLTGFLAGVGVQVSIAMLGDLFGMTVPYPSSRSVAQFVYVIGHVTRAHGLTLGLALLVIVAILACKRFAPRLPMPLVAVIGSIAASKAFDFAAHGISVLGPIDGGLPAIRFPDVTWQQCLDLMPVAASCFVMIIAQSAAAARVFAQQYHEDVDTNSDILGLAAANAAAAVSGTFVVNGSPTQTAMAERAGTRSQFGQIVFAAVVAIVLLFLSGYLRYLPHCVLAAIVFTIAIGLVNVQSLKDIRAESPGEFTLALVTAGAVVLMGVEHGILLAVALSLLRHVRHSYHPHTMVLTPVAPGKPWRFMPTQPGAMTAPDLIVYRFGADLFYANDHLFVAEVQQLVDTASDGLRHVVVDAGAITDLDYSAARTIGELIESLRGRGVAVLFGRVNRFLRSDMDRHGLTRVLGAQNVFDTLHEALAAAGVNPAAHESEPL
- a CDS encoding NAD(P)-dependent oxidoreductase is translated as MRVLVTGGSGFLAAWVMRRLLARGMQIRAFDVREDVRLLRALAPEHADNVQWRVGDIGEARDVASALDGCDAVIHLAGILTPACAADPVRGARINLMGTLNVFDAAIACGLRSVLYASSAGVFGPDDGATPHPVTHYGAFKLACEGSARAYWHDRGIASIGFRPLVVYGAGRETGSSAGPSLACRAAARGEPYTIPFTGATGLVYADDVAAAYELALARDFDGAHAFTLAGDITPMHSVIDTLKTIAPAARIDAAGAPLPIATSFPDDPALARMLPDLPRTPLIDGLRQTVAFYR
- a CDS encoding FAD-dependent oxidoreductase; translated protein: MVETLDNLGQNEIFDVVVVGAGGAGMSAALVAAIDGARVLLVEATEYVGGTTAFSAGTTWIPGSMHAAGVNRDDTAANAEGFLNRAVGERSSAAMRRAFLDAGPKAVAHIEANSDVKYRARPFHPDYLSEVEGSTLRGRALEPLPFDGRKLGREFALIRPPLPEFTVLGGMMVDRDDVGHLLNMTKSFGSFAHAMKLLARHARDRMNSPRGTRLVMGNALIGRLLYTLLQRGVTILTGTKVEALHRGANGIEAVTLSHVNTRRRIGVNGGVILASGGFNRHPQRRAAMLPGADPAWCPGAPGHTGSAQDLALGVGARFGEGALSNAFWAPVSVRKRADGTTAVFPHFIMDRGKPGMITVDKTGKRFLNENTSYHLFGIAMQRANESTPSVPAYLVTDAEGLRKYGLGMVRPGGRGLAPFLADGYLVEGRTLDELAARLGIDKTGLADSVARINRYAQTGVDADFQRGTTDYQNANGDANWTGPNKCLGPIGQAPFYAVRLYPGDIGAATGLVTDTDARVLDRDDQPIAGLYACGNDMQSVMGGVYPGPGITLGPGLAFGYLAARHAVARGQTSHEAFTLPVDLHTPEHAR